The region ACCTCTTGCACGCCCAGGGCATCGGCCTGCTGCGCGGGCAACCAGTCAAAAAAGCCCTTGGTGGCGGCGGAGCGAATGCCGTTCAGATTGGCGGTGATGAAGCGCATGGTGGAGAAGCCGTTCTTGCTGGTCACTGGGGCTGCGCAGTATCGCAGCAGGGCGGCATGCCGCCACAGCGTAAGGCGGTGACAGGACCGAGCGCAGGCCAGACCCGTCCGCTGTTTTTTGACAACAATCAAGGCAAGAAGGCCCCAGATCGAAGCCCAAGCTCTAACTTTCCGGCACGCGACTTGCTAGATTCGAAGCCTTGCCCAAATGCGTGCCGTGGAGACCTTGCATTGGATCACCCATCGCCCCAAGCGAATCCAGCACCCACGCGCGTCACCCAAGCCCGTTTTTCTCTTCTCCTCCCCTTTTCCACTCATTCCGGAGCCCTCGCATGAGCCTCTTCCACTCATCGCCCTCTGCCGCCGCTCGGCGCCCTCAACACCTGGCCCTGTCCATCGCCATGGCCCTGGCGGCTTGGCCGGCGGCACAAGCCGTGGCGCAAGAAAAGACGGCTGACAAAACTCAGCTGGAGACCGTCACCATCACGGCCGAGCGCCGCACTGAGAACATCAAGGAAGTGCCCACCGCCGTCACCAGCATCAGCGGTGAGAAGCTGGATGTGCTGAACTCCGGCGGCCAGGATGTGCGCTTCCTGTCCGGCCGCGTGCCCAGCCTGAACATCGAGTCCTCCTTCGGCCGCGCCTTCCCGCGCTTTTACATTCGCGGCTACGGCAATACCGACTTCCGCCTGAATGCCTCGCAGCCCGTCTCGCTGATTTACGACGATGTGGTGCAAGAGAACCCGATCCTGAAGGGCTTCCCGGTGTTCGACATGAAGGCCGTCGAAGTGATCGCCGGCCCGCAAGGCACGCTGTTTGGCCGCAACACACCGGCTGGCGTGGTGAAGTTTGACTCGGTCAAGCCCGGCAAGACGCAGGAAGGCTATGTCAACCTGTCCTACGGCACCTACGGCACCAGCAATATCGAAGGCGCCTTCAATCTGCCCCTGGGCGGCGACTGGGCCGCACGCATCTCGGCGCAAGTGCAGCACCGTGACAACTGGGTCAAGAACGTCAACACCAAGGGCACCCAAGACACCGAAGGCTACGACGACCGCGCCGTGCGCCTGCAGGCCCTGTACGAGCCGAACAAGGACTTCAGCGCCCTGTTCAATATCCACAACCGCGATCTGAAGGGCAGCCCGCGCCTGTTCCGCTCCAGCATCATCAAGCCCGGCACCAATGAACTGGTGGACGGCTTCGATCCGGCCAAGATGTACATCGACGCCACCAACGAGCAGACCCTCAAGGCCACCGGCGGCAGCATGCGCCTGAAGTGGGCCCTGAACGGCATCACCCTGCACTCCATCACCGGCATCGAAACGGTTGAGCCTTTCAGCCGCGCAGACGTCGATGGCGGCTACATCAACAACTTCGTCAAGCCGCCACCATTTGGCGCCGAAGGCAATGTGTTCTGGAGCGCCGAGACCTCTGACGCGCTGAAGAACCACCGCCAGCTCTCGCAAGAGTTCCGCGCTGAGTCGACCGCTGCGGGCCCGCTGCGTTGGCAAGCCGGCCTCTACCTGTTCGATGAGCGCTACGACATGGAGAGCGTCGACTATCTGGCCGCCCCCGCCGACGCGCTGGTGTCCACCCACCAGACCAACCGCGCCTGGGCCTTGTTCGGCTCGGTCAACTACGAAGTCAGCCCCAATCTGAAACTGCGCGGCGGCCTGCGTTACACCCAGGACAAGAAGACCTTGGCCACGGTGGGCAAGGTCAACGCCAGCGCCGGCACCAGCGACAGCACGGACGACAACAAGGTCAACTGGGATGTCTCGGCCACCTATATCCTGACCCCGGAAACCAATCTGTACGCCCGCGTGGCCACCGGCTTCCGCGCCGCCTCGATCTACCCGGCCAGCGGCTTCGGCCCGCAGTCCAAGGCTCGCCCGGAAAACACCACCTCCTACGAGATGGGCGTGAAGTCGGAGTTCTGGGATCGCCGCGCACGCTTGTCCGCCAATGTGTTCGCCTACACAGTGAAGGACCAGCAACTCACCGCCGTCGGTGGCACCAACAACTCCAACACCTTGCTCAACGCCAGCAAGGGCGAGGGCCGCGGCTTTGAGTTCAACCTGGACCTGATCCCCGTCGACAACCTCTTGCTGACCCTGGGCGGCAGCTATAACGACACCGCCATCAAGGACCGCAGCCTGGCCCTGCCACGCTCCGGCAGCAACCCGACCGTGCTGGACCCGGTCAATGCCAGCGGCAACTACAGCATCTATGACAACCCGCTGCCCAACGCACCCAAGTGGATCGCCAACCTGACGGCTCGCTACGGC is a window of Paucibacter sp. KCTC 42545 DNA encoding:
- a CDS encoding TonB-dependent receptor, encoding MSLFHSSPSAAARRPQHLALSIAMALAAWPAAQAVAQEKTADKTQLETVTITAERRTENIKEVPTAVTSISGEKLDVLNSGGQDVRFLSGRVPSLNIESSFGRAFPRFYIRGYGNTDFRLNASQPVSLIYDDVVQENPILKGFPVFDMKAVEVIAGPQGTLFGRNTPAGVVKFDSVKPGKTQEGYVNLSYGTYGTSNIEGAFNLPLGGDWAARISAQVQHRDNWVKNVNTKGTQDTEGYDDRAVRLQALYEPNKDFSALFNIHNRDLKGSPRLFRSSIIKPGTNELVDGFDPAKMYIDATNEQTLKATGGSMRLKWALNGITLHSITGIETVEPFSRADVDGGYINNFVKPPPFGAEGNVFWSAETSDALKNHRQLSQEFRAESTAAGPLRWQAGLYLFDERYDMESVDYLAAPADALVSTHQTNRAWALFGSVNYEVSPNLKLRGGLRYTQDKKTLATVGKVNASAGTSDSTDDNKVNWDVSATYILTPETNLYARVATGFRAASIYPASGFGPQSKARPENTTSYEMGVKSEFWDRRARLSANVFAYTVKDQQLTAVGGTNNSNTLLNASKGEGRGFEFNLDLIPVDNLLLTLGGSYNDTAIKDRSLALPRSGSNPTVLDPVNASGNYSIYDNPLPNAPKWIANLTARYGIPTKDGNEFYVYTDWAYRSKVNFFLQESVEFTGKALTEGGLRAGYIWSQGKYEAAGFVRNITNQVRVTGAIDFNNLTGFINDPRTYGVQFKALF